The Macadamia integrifolia cultivar HAES 741 chromosome 4, SCU_Mint_v3, whole genome shotgun sequence genome contains the following window.
acaaggtgatggaaggtgaagtaaggatggagtttgttcccacagtagagcaggtggctgatatcttcactaaaccgcttcccaaagatcagtttgagttccttaaatagaagctgggagtggtggttcttccaaagcactagtggcattgggagagggggagcaagttgcttgatgttgctacccccatattggactcagagggagtccattggttccaccctttgtacttgttgtcaaaggggagAGATTTACTCATCAGAGATTTGAAGTGTATTAGTGAtaaggtggttgccaacaactccaaagggggagattgttgttttatggttgtccttgttggcaaccccgCCACATGGCGATGATGACATGGCcaatttgggtgacgtggatgaaaatgatgatataaCAGTGcctagtgtcaccgatgagataacagaactcCTTGGTacgcatggaatggtttgatacatccttagtatgtggtgcgggtttctgggtcaaaactagcaaaattggcctatttacgctcAGGGATATTTTTGGtagtgaaaatgaaatttttggaagattgtttcttcatgaaaaatatatatagtaatTTATTTAGTCCattgcatctgattttgtcacattccgataccgtatgaagaagttacgacattagTGGCGGTCGAGGGAAGTTtcaacattgaagatgaattttttaaaggaagtgttctcatgtaaaaatatgacaaaaatccaatcttttcaacggttctgatttcatcgcattccgattccgtatgagaaagatacgtcattagaaaggtctaggggtattttggtctttttacagggatgagtcagatgattgagtcttctggaaagtcgtagagcgtccagttatggttccaacgcacttcgtttcatcttgatcggatattgtataaaaaatttataagtgTTTTCGTAAAGCCagttcaaaaatccaaaccgaaaatccatcagttgctctcagtgttgggtggatttttcggaatttatttttgaaatttgaagggcttttgtgtaatttcaagattttgaaggtctgagttatagggggtctttaagcactgaaatatatgtaggcaggggcttgattgtaataaaagtGAGTCTAGGATTGTGAAAATGGACGGTCTAGATTCGACCACATAGGCTTGATTCCCATCTAATAGTGCTCACAACTTGGTGCTGGATTGGACGTTTAATATGCTTGCGCGAGATTTTCCATTGGTCAGATTTATCAAGAACCATATGCTGGCGCTGCATATGATTGAGGATGCTACGGAGTTATGCACATGCAAAAAGTGGCATAGATAGATGTTGTTTCTtaagatctcatgagatctgatttaaaCCAGATCTGAAGATCTCAATCCAAGGGCTGTGAGTAGCCTATACTTTGTGAGACATAGCCAACAATGCTCCGTGAATTGTGCCGATCTAACCAATAGGATGTCAACAACATTTCTGACTGTTGACGCAACGTTGACCACCTACGTCATCATGACGTTATATGATCCTAGATCTACGGTTCATGTTTACTATCCGTTATGGGAATCCAATGGCTCATATTATTAGATactctttgatgagatctacggtcagatttgcACCCCTATTGCGTGCGCCGTCGGCGTAGCCTAcaccactcctacgaagattctattttagaCTATTTCAttactccaacttcaaatggtcatatctccctcattttaactcggatttgggtgaaccaagttgctacttcttcatGTTTTTCAAGCCCTATactatggaagcaagaaaaatgagttttgagtgaaggaaggctacAATTTTAgcaagagaagcttccccctctttgttagTCCTTGAATGAAcctgaatacttgatgataaatgttcttaggccattaaaggaggtaaaagaggtgattgaagtgtgttaatggtacattaactcaaagccaaggaggaagagaagaaagcaaggatgtgtttgctttgaagagcaagaagccaaggagagagaatgtgtgagcaccaaacttgtcagtacaagtttccaatcatcccaggcaatcggttgtgagattctctaacctttgattttacattatatgcatgtacgtatattagggttagttgtggatgtaggAAAATTGTCGAatctcgtaaaaaccctgtgttgtgagTGCttcttgtttgcattttatattgaagtgcgtggattgtggaatgggtgtgcatacttggaagtgcctataagaggctgagtgtgtatacggctgtgtgcaaacagggacaggtatatcaggtttttcttagcCAAACATCAGTCAGTTTTTGGGGATcagaattagactcactgattcaccccccctctcagtgactgccgggttacaacaggGAAGGGGCGACCTGGTGCCAGAGTGACAACCGCTAGGAAAGGGCTACTTACTACCAGGAAAAAAACATTGGAGCAAATTGAAATCCGATTAAAAAGGGCTATCTGATCCGGAGTGGGCCACCATGGACGTCGGGTTTAGAAGCATGATGGTATATTATGATCCCATATCAACTTATGGGGGTTGATCACACATCGATTTCTTATGAAAATTGATGTGGATTGATATGAtcttgggtcccctcaccttgtaagccaaCTTATGGTGTTGATTTCTTTTAGGACCATATCAGTCGAACTTCATATTGCAAAAGTATCCATCATGGAAGATTGATGCATTATATTGTATTTGCATTgtcactcttttttattttggaatgttgCAATGGACAGTAGGGGCAATGCGCGCGTGGtggttgcagagagagagagagagagagagagaggtagttCAGAGATAAGGTTGTGAAGGTCCTTGTTTGAAGCACAGAAGAggtgaggagaagaagagaggtaaACAGATAGAAGGGTTCTTTCTCTTGTTTTAATCAAGGGTAAATGGGTAAAGTCACACTCAATGgggtattttgatcattttgaaaaataatggCTAGTGACATCATCACTTGATAGGGTTAGACTAATGGTGTGCGTGTActtataatttttcaaaattgtaAGGGGTGTGAATGTCATTCTCGAAAACACAGGGGAGGACTTTGATTTATGACCTAAGTTCTAGGGTGacaatgtaattttctctaaaattAAATGTCATAACATCTCATTTTCAATTTCGTAGAACGAAAATGCAATTTCAATATATACAACTTTGGCAAGTTTTTCTTTAATATCAATACCTTCAATTAAATTTTCCACAAAACATATTGAATCTATGGTGAATTTTAAGTTTCCAATTGTCTtccagagttttttttttttaaccattataGCACCTAGATTCTAGATCCTATTTGAGCAAAAAATTAACCACCAAGTGGGTGGATAAAATCTCATTTCTGGACGATGGACAAACCCAACGATTTATTACCCCATAAGCTTCTAGCTTGCCAACTCACCTTCATCAAGTTGTTTACCTCACATTGGTAAACCTCTCAATGCTTTTGAATGTTTGGTCAACTCATTGAACTTCTTTATCAGTCAAACTTACGCACACTAGATCCTTGATTGAGTGTTGACAACAAGGACAACACTAGCAAAATGCATCATGTGCACAACATCGTTGTCAAAAAATCCTCTTTTAGTAAACTAATCCATTTTCAAGTTGCATGGTTCCACTTTTATGGCCCCTTGATGACTGAGCTGACTCTATATCATAGTACTATTGGTGCTCTCCGTTATGCCACACACCCACCCTAACATTCAATTTGCCGTCAATAAGATGTGTCAATTTATGAACAACCTCACCACTGATCATTGGACAGCTATTTCCGAATGTTATAGTATCTCATATCAACAATAGATCATGGATTGCTTCTTGAACGCCAATCCAAAATGCAACTCTATGCCTTTTTAGATCCCAACCAGGTTGGGTTCCCTAATGATCTCAAGTCCACAGGCGGTTTTGCACTTTTTCATAGTTCCACAAACAAGCTACAAGTGCTCATCAAGTACTAAGAAAGTATACAAGGTTGTTTCCAACATGACGGATGAACTCACGTGGCTCCAATCTTTGCTTAAAGAGCCCATGTTTTCCTCCTATTGCGCCTATTCTATGTGACAATGTTGGGGCAATGTATCTCACTGCAATCCAATATTCCTTATGCGtaccaaacatgtggagattAACTTCGACTTTGTTTAGGATAAAGTGGACAAAGAGAATCTTGATATCTGCTTCATCTCTACCAAGGATCAAGAGGCTGATATTTTACAAAGCCCCATTCTTAAGCTTGGTTTGCTGCACCAATTTCCAACCTTAAGGTCACTGTAGTCCTCTTGAGTTTGAGGGAGCGTATAGAAGCATATCAAACGGTCATAGGAGAAGATTTCTCCCAACCGATTCACTCCACCAAAACTAGCGTGGCAAGCTTATCTTAGAGAAGCCCATGATTGGAAGGTGGATTAGAGACAAGAATCCTGATGCACAGGGGTATCGATATAAATGGGAGTTTAATTTCATGGGGTAGGATCCACATGATCAGGCAATGTTCTTTTATCTGAAGTATAATATTCATACTAATTAAAATGTACCAAATAAAGCCCAATAACCCAATATGAGATCACTTCCTAGTACAAACTCTCCAACAACCATCAGCACTTTACTACACAGTCTAGAGTGCATGATAGGAAGACGTTCGACTCTTCCTTTTTTGAACTATTCCATTTTGGTTTCTGCCGGTGCTACTAACCATTTGCAAAGAGATTCAGGAAGGGCTGCTGAAATTCTTCTTCAGGATTGTTTTCATGTTATCAAAACTGGCTTTGCATTGACAAGGAAACAAGAAAAAGCTGAAGCAGCTGGAACTCTTGAAGGATTAAGGCATGTGACTAACAAGGGATAAAATATCTTTGAAGTTTGGTTTTCTTCTCAAGACGTACTTCAACTTATTCCTCAACCAAAAAAAGGAGCATGGGTTTGGCAATCCTTTTCAACATTTTGGGAAATTTACCCAAATTTTAGCAATGTTTCCTTTTATCATAAGTGTATTAGAACTAATCCAATATTACAACTTTTGTCGGATAATATTGCTAAAAACATACCTTTAGCCTTTAGGAGCTAGGTCTGATGTAATCCTCTATGATAATGCAAGTTCAACTATCTTAAATTAATGAACTTTATCATTGGTCATAAAAAGAAAACTGTCAACACTCTACTACCCTGATTTTAGACACCAAAAAGGAAACCTACATTATATTCCTAAAAGACCAAGGGTACATTATAAAAAAACCTGTGATGGCTAACATTTTAACAATTATACCAGATACAGAGAACTGGTCGATTCATGTAAAGGACTTTCTTTCCCATCAGGCTACAGAGTACACACAGACAAAAAGATACCGAAAGCTACTTGGCTTGACGCCCCCACCTCCATTCTCCATAGCCCATATAAGTCCATTGGAGAAGAGGGGACGGGCTGTTCTTGAATCTTAGCAACTTGGGTGGGACGCCTATTATTAACTCGGATTCGAACAGGCAAGGTGAATGGCAATGGCTGAAGTGTTGAAGCCATTGAAGTTGGACCCAGCAGACGTTGTGTAAGCACCCATGTTGGGAAACACAAGCCAGTCGTTTACCTGGAGCTCCGGTAGTTGGTGCCCCGTCAGAACTGTGTCCAGAGCATCACATGTGGGCCCAAACACCGTCGACAGATAGGTCTTCACCCCTCGACCGGTTGGGTCCAACGGCATCGCTGTCACGGTCGCATGGTCGTACAGTAAACAATTCATGGACCCATAGATCCCATCGTTGATCCAGTACTCCCTAAGGTTGCCACGTACACGCTTCCCTATAATGTTGACAGCCAAAGTGAATGCGCTCTCTGCAAAGAACCGACCCGGCTCGGATATAATGGTCAGACCCGGTTCATTTGAGAAGTATGACTCCAAAGCTTCCTCAATGGTAACAGCAGCATCGTTGAAGTTGGAACCCATCGTGAAACCCCCGCCGATGTTGAGGATGCTCATGCGGGGCATGCCAAGCTCCACCGCCGTCTCGAAGGCTGCTTTAGCCGCAGCTATGGCGCCATGGTAGGCGCGTGAGTGGGAAGCGCCGCTACCCACATGGAATGAGATTCCGGCGACGGCAATACCTGCAGCATGGCAAGCTTGAAGGAGGGGCGTAACCTCTTCAGGCAATGCACCGTACTTGGCCCCCAATGGGCACCTTGCGCCGCTATCGTCCGGGGCCTTAAGTCGGAGCAACAGCGAACACGTTGGGTGCCACTTTCGTATCTTCTCGATTTCATCCTGAGAGTCGAAGGTTGTGAGGTTAACGCCGACACCAGCAGCGTATTTGATATGGGACTCAGCCTTACATGGGTTGGCAAAGATGATTCGATCTGGGGAGACTCCCAGTGATAACACGGCCTCGATCTCGGCCCGGCTAGCACAGTCGAAGCCAGTACCAAGAGCTGCAAGAGCACCAAGGAGGGCCGGCTCTGGATTACACTTGACAGCATAGAAGGGGCGGACATTGGGAAGGGAACGGTTCCATTTCTCCACTAGGCTAAACACCACCCCCAGGTCGAGTACGTAGAAAGGGTCTTTCTGCTCTTGTTTCTTGGAGATGATGGACTGTATCAAATTGGTTAGACCATTCTCTGATGAGCTGGTTACCATCTTCCCTTTCACCCCTGGCGCAGCCAAGACTGACCGGAGGACCTCGTGGCTTGAACTCACTGCTTGGATTTGATCACTGCCCATGCAGAAAAGGTAAAGTATCAAGAAAGGGCACACACACTTTGGAAGTTGTTTTAACTTCTAATTAACTTCTAACCTCCTTGAAGTGtgtatatatagagagagagagaggaagaagaagaagaaggggttaCCCAAAGGGGTACCGCCGCCCCAACACACGGCACCACCACTAGGTGGCGATTAAAGAAAATCCTTAAAGGCGGTCTATGATTGAGCTACTTTTTGATCTTTCGAGAATCAGCACAAAGGCTCATACAAGGGTTCAGGGTGGTTGTAATGTTAGTGTTACACGTATCTGTCTACCTTCCATTCACTTGGAAGAAACGGAAAACAGATCGGAATGGTAACCCCATAAAGGTCGAATTTTTGCCGTTAAAGAAAATACCGAGATCGATTCAGTCTTTAACAGCTGTGTTTGTGCGTGATGTATGAGAGAATCTTTTGCCACTTCTCTCATCTNNNNNNNNNNNNNNNNNNNNNNNNNNNNNNNNNNNNNNNNNNNNNNNNNNNNNNNNNNNNNNNNNNNNNNNNNNNNNNNNNNNNNNNNNNNNNNNNNNNNNNNNNNNNNNNNNNNNNNNNNNNNNNNNNNNNNNNNNNNNNNNNNNNNNNNNNNNNNNNNNNNNNNNNNNNNNNNNNNNNNNNNNNNNNNNNNNNNNNNNNNNNNNNNNNNNNNNNNNNNNNNNNNNNNNNNNNNNNNNNNNNNNNNNNNNNNNNNNNNNNNNNNNNNNNNNNNNNNNNNNNNNNNNNNNNNNNNNNNNNNNNNNNNNNNNNNNNNNNNNNNNNNNNNNNNNNNNNNNNNNNNNNNNNNNNNNNNNNNNNNNNNNNNNNNNNNNNNNNNNNNNNNNNNNNNNNNNNNNNNNNNNNNNNNNNNNNNNNNNNNNNNNNNNNNNNNNNNNNNNNNNNNNNNNNNNNNNNNNNNNNNNNNNNNNNNNNNNNNNNNNNNNNNNNNNNNNNNNNNNNNNNNNNNNNNNNNNNNNNNNNNNNNNNNNNNNNNNNNNNNNNNNNNNNNNNNNNNNNNNNNNNNNNNNNNNNNNNNNNNNNNNNNNNNNNNNNNNNNNNNNNNNNNNNNNNNNNNNNNNNNNNNNNNNNNNNNNNNNNNNNNNNNNNNNNNNNNNNNNNNNNNNNNNNNNNNNNNNNNNNNNNNNNNNNNNNNNNNNNNNNNNNNNNNNNNNNNNNNNNNNNNNNNNNNNNNNNNNNNNNNNNNNNNNNNNNNNNNNNNNNNNNNNNNNNNNNNNNNNNNNNNNNNNNNNNNNNNNNNNNNNNNNNNNNNNNNNNNNNNNNNNNNNNNNNNNNNNNNNNNNNNNNNNNNNNNNNNNNNNNNNNNNNNNNNNNNNNNNNNNNNNNNNNNNNNNNNNNNNNNNNNNNNNNNNNNNNNNNNNNNNNNNNNNNNNNNNNNNNNNNNNNNNNNNNNNNNNNNNNNNNNNNNNNNNNNNNNNNNNNNNNNNNNNNNNNNNNNNNNNNNNNNNNNNNNNNNNNNNNNNNNNNNNNNNNNNNNNNNNNNNNNNNNNNNNNNNNNNNNNNNNNNNNNNNNNNNNNNNNNNNNNNNNNNNNNNNNNNNNNNNNNNNNNNNNNNNNNNNNNNNNNNNNNNNNNNNNNNNNNNNNNNNNNNaaaaaaaaaaaaaaaaaaaaaaaaaaaaaaaaaaaaaaaaaaaaaaaaaaaaaaaaaaaaaaaaaaaaaaaaaaaaaagaaaaagaaaaaagaaagaagatttaTAGGAAATTCAAACTTATCCAAGTATATATATACAGACATAAAACTCATGAATTTACTAAATTTTGGGAGAATTTGACCTGATGACATGTTCTGACTTCATTCTAAGAAATTTTCTAGTCCACTGGACAAAAAGTGTTGAACTGCTTTAATAAACTATTAATATTCACATATTGGATTTTTCCGATTCTTAACAAGGTTACTGTTGTAAAATGCGTACCGGATACGAATAGTATTCTTACAAAAGTTTAGATATGAGCAGCCAGAAAACTATAAATCAGTTCCAAGTTGTTATGCAAGTATTTCTACTAAACAAgtatataaaatttaaattgcTAGTAACGTAtgtaggccctctttggtatcatttttccttttgatttttgttcataaaaatgattttggctacatttggtatcatttatggagcttgtttctatttaaaaaaaattggtaaaacacaaaaaccaaaaagagatcaagagtcatttatgtgttttgactaaaaatgattttcagttatttttgtgCTGGACTTTAATGATCATGTGCTTAAAGGctcaatatggaggggtaaagtagtcatttgctttgtaattagaaatccaagtttcttgccccctcttcttcagtccaaagtggagaaagagtgttataagaaagatgggtgaaaggactctcttcacccattttttttaaaaactattttgcacatagagataccaaactatttctcacaaaaaatcatttttgtcaaatagttatcaaaccatttttatgttttgataaaaaatggtttttattaatgatttttgttaaatagataaaaaaaaaaaaatgataccaaaaggGCCGTAGTTAGAcctaaatatattaaaaaaaaccaTCATATCACTATATAGGATTCTAATAACTAATAAAGACTCGTGTACCATAACCAAGCCGACTCATTAATTATTGGGGATTACTACCTCAATGGATATTCATCAGTGAAGGTCAGCCATATAATGAGCAACGACCAACATCAGAAAGCTATTTTTCTTACCAGAAAGTCAAGAACTCAACTTCAGCGTCCCCTCTTGAAGCATTACCAGAGCaaaatattaatataagaaATATAAGAAAACCACTTCAAACTGTTTTCAGCCTACTTTAGGTTCTTTGTGCTATTGACTGCCAAAAAGGTTGCTTTCTATTTCCTCTCTCGTTTGGGAGAAAAGGAAATCAGATTTCTTAAATCAATTATTCTAAAAGCAATATGCTTACAATATAATATCATCGATCTTCCCACCTTAGAAAGATTATGGTTCTACGACAAACGCTCAGACCTAACGCTCAAGAGAACTCCAGAAAAGTGCCGCCGCTTGGAGCAGCCCCCCCTcgccatccccatccccatcctttcttcttcttcttctctcgtcctctccctctccctctccctctccctctccccctcaTCCTCTgctctcctttcttttcttcttcactctctTCCTCTtaaccttttcttcttcttcttcttcttccgggAGGTTGTGATCCACCCCTTGCTGTCTCCCCATTCTTTCCACTCTCGCCTTGACCCAGATCTAGTGATGGTCTTGCCGAGATCCTCCTAATCCTCTCGGATGAACTCGTTGCCTCCTTCTTTTGCCAGCATCCTCTGGGTTTGCCACTACTCTTCCTCAAGTTGCTGCTTTGATCGGGTTTAGCTATGTCGTTGTCCATCCGCTGCTCCGACCTGCTCCCAGAACGGCTCGTTGGCTCCTCCCCCCCTCTGCCGAAGCTCGCTGGGCCTGTAGCCACTCATCCTCAAGTTGTTGCACTGTTAGAGTGCCTTTGTGCCGCTGACCTAGCCATGCTCACTTCTTGATCCTTGGCAGATCTAACATTTCCTCACGTTTCCTCTATGATCGAATCGTTTGTCACGGTGATTTCTTGGCAAGCTTTGCAAGGGTTGCAACCTACAAGGTTGTGCCCCTCTTCGCGGCTATCTCTTCCGTGAGGCCAGCTTCTCTCTTGGCCATGGCCCTCCCCAAGGCCCGCACCCCGCCGTCGTGCCTGCCTTTTCTGTTAGAACTTCGATTCATGTCTTGACGGCTAGAAGCTAAAGTGATGAGACAtggtagggtttggtggaacccGACCTCAACATTTCCCTGTTTGCCCCTCCTTTAGGCTTCTGGGTTCATGTtcagcccatgtgggcttttggctctttttattttgctcATGTGGACTTTATGTTGTATTAGACAtgtcaaggatttttttttttttggcgaatTAATAAATACATTAAAAGAAGCGAGAGGGAGAATATATCCCCAAAGGGAGATTACAAACCCTATAAGAACGTCCAAAAAAGACAGCATCCAAGGCCCAGTGGGCTTGAGGATCACTTTATCATGTGCTTTCTTAGGATACCAAGTTAATCGACTAATATCAGCAAAACCCTCACATAGTGGGCCTAATCAGTCAATATTTTTCAGACCTGAACAAATCCAATTGCACCTTAATAGATGGATTAATGGGTAACAGATTCTATCACCACATCTCTACATAGTACCTGACAAGATGATGTTTTGCCCTCTGGACTAGTGAAAGGAATGGTATAGTGAGTGACTTGAAGTTCAATATCAATTCCTGTAGTAATGCTTCagattatatttatataaatggATATAACCATTACTACACATAAGCTCTTAACCACACAACTGAATGCCCCCAATACCTCCTGCagttaataataaatcaaataaatatatCTTAAAACTAC
Protein-coding sequences here:
- the LOC122075831 gene encoding ornithine decarboxylase-like, yielding MGSDQIQAVSSSHEVLRSVLAAPGVKGKMVTSSSENGLTNLIQSIISKKQEQKDPFYVLDLGVVFSLVEKWNRSLPNVRPFYAVKCNPEPALLGALAALGTGFDCASRAEIEAVLSLGVSPDRIIFANPCKAESHIKYAAGVGVNLTTFDSQDEIEKIRKWHPTCSLLLRLKAPDDSGARCPLGAKYGALPEEVTPLLQACHAAGIAVAGISFHVGSGASHSRAYHGAIAAAKAAFETAVELGMPRMSILNIGGGFTMGSNFNDAAVTIEEALESYFSNEPGLTIISEPGRFFAESAFTLAVNIIGKRVRGNLREYWINDGIYGSMNCLLYDHATVTAMPLDPTGRGVKTYLSTVFGPTCDALDTVLTGHQLPELQVNDWLVFPNMGAYTTSAGSNFNGFNTSAIAIHLACSNPS